From Spiroplasma endosymbiont of Amphimallon solstitiale:
AAAACAAGCTGATAAAAACCGTAATTTAATTGTTTTAATGGCAACACCAAGTGAAATTAATTCAGTACAAAGAGAAGCATTAGAAAATATAGTTCATCGTTTAGGAGCACTTCGTGGATTTGTTCAAGAAGAAGTTAAAATGGCAGCATTAGGTTCAGGCCAAGATATTTTTGGAACTGCAATTATGTGTGTTGATATTGGTGGGGGAAGTACTGATATTGCCGTACTTAGCAACGATTCAATCCTATATTCATATACAACACATTGTGCTGGAGACTATTTAACACAAAAAATTCAAGAATACATAGCTAAAAAGCATGCTTTAAAAATTGGTACTAAAGAAGCAGAAGATGTTAAAAAGAACATCGGTTCACTTCTTAAATATCAAGATGAAAAACCATACACTATTTCAGGTGTTTCATTACCTAGATTAGATTCTCAGCCAGGAGAAACAATGTCAATTTCTAAAACTATTGAAATTACACCAGAAGAAATTCGTGAAAATGTAATGCAAGTTCAATTTAGAGAACATGTTATTCCATCAATTCGTAGAGTACTAAGAACTTCTGGGGAAAAAGCTGCTGGTAGTGTTAGTGACTTAAAGAAAAAAGGTAAGGGAATCACAATTTGTGGTGGTGGAGCTTACATTAAAAAAATTGATGAATTTATTAAAGAAGAATTGGCTAAGGAATATTTCATCGAAGTTAAAGCTGAAAAAGGTACAAAACCAATTCGTCAAAAATATGAAGGAGATATCTTTGAAGTACGTGTTGCTCAAAATCCTTTAGATAATGTTATTGATGGTTGTGTAAAATATCGTGATACAATTTACAAACAATTAATAGCTGAACAAAATCCTAACCGCGAAATTCTAACAAAAGACGAAGATTTAGGATAAAAAATAAGTTTAAATAAAATGCACTTTTAAAATTTATAGAAGTGCATTTTTTACCTATATAAATAATAAATTACTACCTGAATTGTAAAATTAAAAAGGACACTTATATAAAAATTAAATTGTGTTAATTCTATAATTAAGAAAAGAAAGGAATTAGCACAATGTATAAGTATCTGACTATTGAATCAATAATAGCAATAAAAGAATATAAAAGTTATGGATTTTCGATTCGTAAAATAGCAAAAGCCATTGATTATAGTAAATCAACTGTACATAGAGTTTGTAGATTATTAAATCAAAACTTATTACCATTAGAAATATTGAATAAAATTCAAAAAAATAAACAAA
This genomic window contains:
- a CDS encoding rod shape-determining protein; protein product: MGLFDKKPKENLNKKSNIKSINDYQWLALDVGTENFKARYVNIGLTYDAPTYLAEDYEKNVIFYGEEAKALIDKTNENVVIKRPVRDGNIADPDALQRILAKIFQDFRLEIKDSKQADKNRNLIVLMATPSEINSVQREALENIVHRLGALRGFVQEEVKMAALGSGQDIFGTAIMCVDIGGGSTDIAVLSNDSILYSYTTHCAGDYLTQKIQEYIAKKHALKIGTKEAEDVKKNIGSLLKYQDEKPYTISGVSLPRLDSQPGETMSISKTIEITPEEIRENVMQVQFREHVIPSIRRVLRTSGEKAAGSVSDLKKKGKGITICGGGAYIKKIDEFIKEELAKEYFIEVKAEKGTKPIRQKYEGDIFEVRVAQNPLDNVIDGCVKYRDTIYKQLIAEQNPNREILTKDEDLG